The Palleronia sp. THAF1 genome window below encodes:
- a CDS encoding cobalt-precorrin-6A reductase, which yields MNKPNLLILGGTTGATALARAVSDAGLSGVVSFAGRVERPVRQPLPQRVGGFGGVDGLAAYLRENAITHLIDATHPFAAQMSGNAIAAAASVRVPLIALTRAPWQAAPGDDWTHVPDIAGAVTALDGPRKRVMLAVGRMHLAEFAPNPQHFYLLRLVDPPQGALPLPDCQVEVSRGPFTAADDRALMERHGIELIVSKNAGGTGAVAKLQAARALGLPVVMIDRPAIPKRREAETVGDVMAWIAETSA from the coding sequence ATGAACAAGCCGAACCTTCTGATCCTTGGCGGCACGACCGGGGCGACCGCGCTGGCGCGCGCGGTGTCCGATGCGGGGCTGAGCGGTGTGGTGTCCTTCGCCGGACGGGTCGAGCGGCCCGTGCGACAGCCCCTGCCGCAACGCGTCGGCGGTTTTGGTGGGGTTGACGGGTTGGCGGCATACCTGCGTGAGAACGCGATCACCCACCTGATCGACGCCACACACCCTTTTGCCGCACAGATGAGCGGTAACGCCATCGCGGCTGCTGCGAGCGTAAGGGTGCCCTTAATCGCCCTCACGCGTGCGCCTTGGCAGGCCGCGCCGGGCGACGACTGGACCCATGTCCCCGACATTGCCGGGGCCGTTACTGCGCTGGATGGTCCGCGCAAACGGGTCATGCTGGCGGTGGGGCGGATGCATCTGGCAGAGTTCGCGCCGAACCCTCAGCACTTCTATCTGCTGCGACTGGTCGATCCGCCGCAGGGCGCACTGCCGCTGCCGGATTGCCAAGTAGAGGTTTCGCGCGGCCCGTTCACCGCTGCCGATGACCGCGCCCTGATGGAGCGGCACGGGATCGAGCTGATCGTGTCGAAGAACGCGGGCGGCACGGGCGCTGTGGCGAAGTTGCAGGCGGCGCGCGCGCTGGGCCTGCCGGTCGTGATGATCGACCGCCCCGCGATCCCGAAACGACGAGAGGCGGAGACGGTCGGAGATGTCATGGCGTGGATCGCCGAGACGTCCGCTTAG
- the cbiE gene encoding precorrin-6y C5,15-methyltransferase (decarboxylating) subunit CbiE, with protein sequence MTHWLTIIGIGEGGVDDLTPAARSALNAAKVVMGPPRHLSMVPDTGPQRIEWPVPFADGIDTLLNHRGTDTVVLASGDPFWFGAGSVLSARLERNEWIAHPGPSVFSLAAARMGWPLERTTCLGLHAAPLSKMRTALHPGARLIVTLRDVAAVADLAGYVADLGFGDSEITILERLGGPSERITTDISGPFDAPVAAAITVAGSGTAIPLASGRPDPIYAHDGQITKRPVRALTLSALAPQPGEHLWDIGGGSGSVALEWCMAHPTCRATVIERRPDRADRIRANADALGQSLSVIEGTAPDALSGLPQPQAIFVGGGLSQALLDRLAPFAGTRLVVNAVTLETEALVLLHHAKYGGELLRVQMARPEPLGGFHGWQSSYPLLQWSVTL encoded by the coding sequence ATGACGCATTGGCTGACAATCATCGGGATCGGGGAAGGCGGCGTGGACGACCTGACCCCTGCCGCGCGCTCTGCCCTGAATGCGGCAAAGGTGGTCATGGGCCCGCCCCGTCATCTGTCGATGGTGCCAGACACCGGCCCGCAGCGGATCGAATGGCCTGTTCCCTTCGCCGATGGGATCGACACGCTGCTGAACCATCGCGGCACCGACACCGTAGTCCTCGCATCCGGCGATCCGTTCTGGTTCGGCGCCGGATCGGTGCTGTCCGCGCGGCTGGAGCGGAACGAATGGATCGCCCATCCCGGCCCGTCCGTCTTCTCCCTCGCCGCCGCCCGCATGGGTTGGCCGCTGGAACGGACCACCTGCCTTGGCCTGCATGCAGCCCCCCTGTCGAAGATGCGCACGGCGCTGCATCCCGGCGCGCGTTTGATCGTCACCCTGCGCGACGTCGCGGCGGTGGCTGACCTTGCGGGCTACGTTGCAGACCTGGGCTTCGGTGACAGCGAGATTACGATCCTCGAACGGCTTGGCGGCCCATCGGAACGGATCACCACCGATATCAGCGGCCCCTTCGACGCCCCCGTCGCCGCCGCGATCACGGTCGCAGGCAGCGGCACCGCGATCCCGCTTGCGTCAGGTCGCCCTGACCCGATCTACGCCCACGACGGTCAGATCACCAAGCGCCCCGTCCGTGCCCTGACCCTGTCAGCGCTGGCCCCGCAGCCGGGGGAACACCTGTGGGACATCGGAGGCGGCTCTGGCTCTGTCGCCTTGGAGTGGTGCATGGCGCATCCCACCTGCCGTGCGACGGTCATCGAACGCCGCCCCGACCGCGCCGACCGTATCCGGGCGAACGCCGATGCGCTCGGCCAGTCCCTGTCCGTCATCGAAGGCACCGCCCCCGACGCCCTGTCAGGCCTGCCGCAACCGCAGGCCATCTTCGTCGGCGGTGGGCTGTCCCAGGCTTTGCTGGACCGCTTGGCCCCCTTTGCCGGCACCCGCCTCGTCGTCAACGCGGTTACACTGGAAACCGAGGCGCTCGTCCTTTTGCACCACGCCAAATACGGCGGTGAGCTGCTTCGCGTCCAGATGGCCCGCCCCGAACCCTTGGGCGGTTTCCACGGCTGGCAGTCGAGCTACCCCCTTCTGCAATGGAGCGTCACGCTATGA
- a CDS encoding cobalamin biosynthesis protein — protein MIVAGFGFRAEATQDSLADALAQTGAQPDALATIADKAHSLASLATRMNLPLHTIPQAKLPADTPTDSPASRTHRATGSVAEATALAAAGPGARLITLRTISTDRMATCAIAEGTDP, from the coding sequence ATGATCGTCGCAGGCTTCGGCTTCCGTGCAGAGGCGACTCAGGACAGCCTTGCCGACGCGCTTGCGCAGACGGGCGCGCAGCCCGATGCGCTGGCGACCATCGCCGACAAAGCACATTCCCTCGCCTCCCTCGCCACGCGCATGAACCTGCCGTTGCACACCATCCCGCAGGCAAAGCTACCCGCCGACACCCCCACCGACAGCCCCGCCTCCCGGACCCACCGCGCGACCGGATCGGTCGCCGAAGCGACCGCGCTGGCCGCCGCGGGCCCCGGCGCGCGGCTGATCACACTTCGCACAATATCCACCGACCGCATGGCCACTTGCGCCATCGCAGAAGGAACCGATCCATGA
- the cobM gene encoding precorrin-4 C(11)-methyltransferase: MTVHFIGAGPGAPDLLTLRGRDRIAASPVCLYAGSLVPEAILSHCPPGARIVNTAPMDLDAIINEIETAHAAGQDIARLHSGDLSVWSAMGEQLRLLAERNIPYTITPGVPAFAAAAAAIGAELTVPEVAQSVVLTRTPGRASTMPPAESLTNFAATGATLAIHLSIQNLTSVVADLTPAYGPDCPVAIVFRASWPDEKIIRATLSTAEATLPDGITRTALILVGPALSQNTTTSQLYAADYDRRYRPQTADSPWIDGPGD, from the coding sequence ATGACCGTCCACTTCATCGGCGCAGGCCCCGGCGCGCCCGATCTGCTGACCCTGCGCGGCCGCGACCGCATCGCCGCCAGCCCCGTCTGTCTTTACGCCGGATCGTTGGTGCCAGAGGCGATCCTGTCCCACTGCCCGCCGGGCGCGCGCATCGTGAACACCGCGCCCATGGATCTGGACGCCATCATCAACGAAATCGAAACCGCCCACGCGGCAGGACAGGACATTGCCCGCCTTCATTCCGGAGATCTCTCCGTCTGGTCCGCGATGGGCGAGCAACTTCGCCTGCTGGCAGAGCGCAACATCCCCTACACCATCACTCCTGGCGTGCCCGCCTTCGCCGCTGCCGCCGCCGCCATCGGCGCAGAACTCACTGTGCCCGAGGTCGCGCAATCGGTTGTCCTGACGCGCACTCCGGGCCGCGCCTCGACCATGCCGCCTGCGGAATCGCTGACGAACTTCGCCGCCACCGGGGCGACCCTCGCGATCCATCTGTCGATCCAGAACCTCACCAGCGTGGTCGCTGACCTTACCCCGGCCTACGGGCCCGATTGCCCCGTCGCCATCGTCTTCCGCGCCAGTTGGCCGGACGAAAAGATCATCCGCGCCACTCTCTCCACCGCCGAAGCCACGCTGCCTGACGGCATCACGCGCACCGCCCTGATCCTCGTCGGCCCCGCTCTGAGCCAGAATACCACGACCAGCCAGCTTTACGCCGCCGACTACGACCGCCGCTATCGCCCCCAGACTGCCGACAGCCCGTGGATCGACGGCCCCGGAGACTGA
- a CDS encoding cobyrinate a,c-diamide synthase, with translation MTLPPGLLVSAPASGTGKTTVMLGLLRALADDGLTVQPFKSGPDYIDPAFHLAAAGRPSFNLDTWAMGDDLLNAIAAQAIGSDICVAEGSMGLYDGVATKGRAGFGSSAETARRMGWPVILVIDASGQAQSAAATAMGFAAYAPDLPFAGVILNRVASPRHERLIRVGMERAGLPVLGVLPRRGDLALPERHLGLIQAVEHPDLNAAIDGYAQFLRENVDLAAIRAAALSGPMPPKAALPKPPAQRIALAQDAAFSFTYPHLLEGWRQAGAEILPFSPLSDQPPPDADLVWLPGGYPELHAGTLAAATTFRATLRRHAETKPVHGECGGYMALGQALIDKDGTRHKMAGLLGLVTSYEKRKFHLGYRRAVLNAPLPGHPAKAALRGHEFHYSTILEEPDAPLAAVTDADGNPVPETGSVKDNVTGTFFHMISGEEG, from the coding sequence ATGACCCTGCCTCCCGGACTTCTCGTCTCAGCCCCCGCATCGGGCACCGGCAAGACCACCGTCATGCTGGGCCTATTGCGCGCGCTGGCCGATGACGGTCTGACGGTGCAGCCCTTCAAGTCCGGCCCCGACTATATCGATCCGGCGTTCCACCTTGCCGCCGCCGGGCGTCCGTCCTTCAACCTCGACACCTGGGCGATGGGCGATGACCTGCTGAACGCCATCGCGGCCCAGGCCATCGGCTCGGACATCTGCGTCGCCGAAGGCTCCATGGGTCTCTACGACGGCGTCGCCACCAAGGGGCGCGCAGGATTCGGCAGTTCGGCAGAGACCGCGCGCCGCATGGGGTGGCCCGTGATCCTTGTGATCGACGCCAGCGGTCAGGCACAATCCGCAGCCGCCACTGCAATGGGCTTCGCCGCCTATGCGCCCGATCTGCCCTTCGCGGGCGTCATCCTGAACCGCGTCGCATCGCCCCGCCATGAACGCCTGATCCGCGTCGGGATGGAGCGGGCGGGCCTGCCCGTGCTTGGCGTCCTGCCCCGACGCGGGGACCTCGCCCTGCCAGAGCGTCACCTCGGGTTGATCCAAGCGGTTGAGCACCCCGATCTGAACGCTGCGATCGACGGCTACGCGCAATTCCTGCGCGAAAACGTCGATCTGGCAGCCATCCGCGCCGCCGCCCTCTCTGGCCCCATGCCGCCCAAGGCCGCTCTGCCAAAGCCCCCCGCCCAGCGCATCGCGCTAGCGCAGGACGCCGCCTTCTCCTTCACCTACCCGCACCTGTTGGAAGGCTGGCGACAGGCGGGTGCAGAGATCCTGCCCTTCTCACCCCTTTCCGACCAGCCCCCGCCCGACGCCGATCTCGTCTGGCTGCCCGGAGGCTACCCCGAACTCCACGCAGGAACCCTCGCCGCCGCTACCACCTTCCGCGCCACCCTCCGCCGCCACGCCGAAACCAAGCCCGTCCACGGCGAATGCGGCGGCTACATGGCGCTGGGACAGGCGCTGATCGACAAGGACGGCACGCGACACAAAATGGCCGGCCTCCTCGGCCTCGTCACAAGCTACGAGAAACGCAAGTTCCACCTCGGCTATCGCCGCGCGGTCCTGAACGCTCCCCTCCCCGGCCACCCCGCCAAAGCCGCCCTAAGGGGCCACGAGTTCCACTACTCCACCATCCTCGAAGAACCCGACGCCCCCCTCGCCGCCGTCACCGACGCCGACGGCAACCCGGTCCCGGAAACCGGATCGGTAAAGGACAACGTAACGGGGACGTTCTTCCACATGATCTCGGGGGAGGAAGGATGA
- a CDS encoding GNAT family N-acetyltransferase: MDVATGFDGQEDRLIALFTATFTDTEGAEEGRLIGGLVHDLLTTTPASDIHVFRAEDDSTLIGAAIFTQITYPDEPNRVVLLSPMAVATDRQGKGVGQALLIQALATLRSEGAEVALTYGDPDYYKRVGFAPITEQQACAPLPLSHPQGWIGQSLTDQPMPILSGRPTCVPALNRADVW; this comes from the coding sequence ATGGACGTCGCCACAGGCTTTGACGGACAAGAAGACCGACTGATCGCCCTGTTCACCGCCACATTCACCGACACGGAAGGCGCGGAAGAGGGCAGGCTGATCGGCGGGCTGGTTCACGATCTGCTCACGACCACACCGGCGTCCGATATCCACGTCTTTCGCGCCGAAGACGACAGCACCCTGATCGGCGCGGCCATCTTCACGCAGATCACCTACCCCGATGAACCGAACCGCGTGGTCCTGCTCTCTCCCATGGCGGTCGCAACCGACCGGCAAGGCAAGGGTGTCGGCCAAGCTCTTCTCATCCAGGCCCTCGCAACGCTCCGGTCGGAAGGAGCCGAGGTTGCGCTCACCTATGGCGATCCGGACTACTACAAGCGCGTCGGGTTCGCGCCGATCACCGAACAGCAGGCTTGCGCACCTCTGCCTCTCAGCCACCCTCAGGGCTGGATCGGGCAGTCGCTGACGGACCAACCCATGCCTATCCTGAGCGGCAGGCCCACGTGCGTCCCAGCCCTGAACCGAGCTGACGTCTGGTAG
- the cobA gene encoding uroporphyrinogen-III C-methyltransferase yields the protein MTGFVSFVGSGPGDPELLTLKAVDRLRRADAVLFDDLSSGPILSHARSGADMVAVGKRAGRPSPKQDHVSRLLVDYAQGGGRIVRLKSGDSGIFGRLEEELVALRDAGIPYEIIPGVPSAIAAAAAAGIPLTRRFTSRRVQFVTGHDASGELPPDIDLNALADPMASTVVFMGKRTFPTLASALMDRGLPPHQPAILAEAVSTPHQQITRSTVTDLADRLAQERGDQPALILYGPLADG from the coding sequence ATGACAGGCTTCGTTTCCTTCGTGGGCTCTGGCCCCGGTGACCCCGAGTTGCTGACGCTCAAGGCGGTGGACCGTTTGCGTCGTGCGGATGCGGTGCTGTTCGACGACCTGTCGTCTGGCCCGATCCTTAGCCACGCGCGCTCCGGGGCGGACATGGTCGCGGTTGGCAAGCGCGCCGGGCGGCCCTCTCCCAAGCAGGACCATGTCAGCCGCCTGCTGGTGGATTACGCGCAGGGCGGCGGTCGTATCGTGCGGTTGAAATCGGGTGACTCAGGCATCTTCGGACGGCTGGAGGAAGAACTGGTCGCCCTGCGCGACGCCGGCATCCCGTACGAGATCATCCCCGGCGTCCCTTCGGCCATCGCCGCCGCCGCCGCCGCGGGCATCCCGCTGACCCGGCGCTTCACCTCGCGCCGCGTCCAATTCGTTACGGGCCACGATGCGTCAGGCGAGCTGCCGCCCGACATCGACCTGAATGCGCTGGCCGATCCGATGGCCTCCACCGTCGTCTTCATGGGCAAGCGCACCTTCCCGACGCTGGCCTCCGCCCTGATGGACCGCGGCCTGCCGCCCCACCAGCCGGCAATTCTGGCGGAAGCGGTGTCGACGCCGCACCAGCAGATCACGCGCAGCACCGTCACCGACCTTGCCGATCGGCTGGCCCAGGAGCGCGGCGACCAGCCCGCACTGATCCTCTACGGGCCGCTCGCGGATGGTTGA
- the cobF gene encoding precorrin-6A synthase (deacetylating) produces MVEITLVGIGTGHPDHVTLQGQKAIRDAQLILLPRKAGKDDLAHLRRAIIEAAGSNARIVPFDYPERDDSLPYQVRVAQWHDEIAARWADAIGDAKAATLLVWGDPGLYDSTLRIADRLPGARTRVIPGISALQALTAAHAIPFNTVNGPVTITTGRRLRDSGWPEGAETVAVMLDGDCSFATLSENLTIWWGAYLGMTEQVLDHGPLPEAGPRITATRAAERERHGWIMDTYLLRKG; encoded by the coding sequence ATGGTTGAGATCACGCTCGTCGGTATCGGCACCGGTCACCCGGACCACGTTACCCTGCAGGGACAAAAGGCGATCCGGGACGCGCAGCTGATCCTTCTGCCGCGCAAGGCGGGAAAGGACGATCTGGCCCACCTGCGCCGCGCCATCATCGAGGCGGCCGGATCGAACGCCCGCATCGTGCCCTTCGACTACCCAGAGCGTGACGACAGCCTGCCCTATCAGGTGCGCGTGGCCCAGTGGCACGACGAAATCGCAGCCCGCTGGGCTGACGCGATTGGCGATGCCAAGGCCGCCACGCTACTGGTGTGGGGCGATCCGGGCCTTTACGATTCGACCCTGCGCATTGCCGACCGCCTGCCCGGCGCGCGCACTCGCGTGATCCCCGGCATCTCTGCGCTGCAGGCCCTGACAGCCGCTCACGCGATCCCGTTCAACACCGTGAACGGCCCCGTCACCATCACCACGGGCCGCCGCCTGCGCGACTCCGGCTGGCCAGAGGGGGCCGAAACCGTGGCCGTGATGCTGGACGGCGACTGCAGCTTTGCGACCTTGTCCGAGAATCTGACGATCTGGTGGGGGGCTTATCTGGGAATGACGGAGCAAGTGCTGGACCACGGCCCGCTGCCGGAGGCGGGCCCCCGCATCACCGCCACACGCGCCGCGGAACGCGAACGGCATGGGTGGATCATGGACACATACTTGCTGCGGAAGGGGTGA
- a CDS encoding DUF1636 family protein — protein MKPILHLCATCRPDTETSALRAALGDTADLRLHDCLNVCNRPTALSIQGNGTAYLFADVDPETDADDIAATVRTYANAPSGNINDARPCGRLRHCLIGKIPAA, from the coding sequence ATGAAACCCATCCTGCATCTTTGCGCCACCTGCCGCCCAGACACGGAGACCAGTGCCCTGCGCGCGGCACTTGGGGACACGGCAGACCTGCGCCTGCACGACTGCCTGAACGTCTGTAATCGCCCCACAGCCCTGTCGATCCAAGGCAACGGGACGGCCTATCTGTTCGCAGATGTCGATCCCGAGACGGACGCCGACGACATCGCCGCCACCGTCCGCACCTATGCCAATGCCCCAAGCGGAAACATCAATGACGCCCGCCCCTGCGGACGCCTACGCCATTGCCTGATCGGCAAGATCCCGGCAGCCTGA
- a CDS encoding CbtA family protein produces MTYRLLTGALIAGFAAGLLAAVLQFAFVQPVLLAAELYEGGALTHFGEDGSSAPVAYNFDPMRDILSVLFSAVVYIGYALILTAFMAVAADRGWADIDGRTGIIWGIAGFVTVQLAPAIGLPPELPGVAAADLAARQAWWLGCVVSSGIGCLLLGLGRGWVWWVGGIVLLAAPHAIGAPQPDGFTGPAPPELGALFSARALGVGLAVWAALGSLCGALWARGDA; encoded by the coding sequence ATGACCTACAGACTGCTGACCGGCGCGTTGATCGCCGGTTTTGCCGCGGGGCTTTTGGCTGCCGTGCTGCAATTCGCATTCGTGCAGCCCGTCCTTCTGGCTGCCGAGCTTTATGAAGGCGGCGCTCTGACGCACTTCGGGGAGGACGGATCTTCGGCCCCCGTCGCCTATAACTTCGACCCCATGCGCGATATTCTGAGCGTGCTGTTCTCGGCTGTCGTCTACATCGGTTACGCGCTGATCCTGACCGCATTCATGGCCGTCGCCGCCGATCGTGGCTGGGCCGATATTGACGGACGCACCGGAATCATCTGGGGCATTGCGGGTTTCGTAACGGTGCAACTGGCCCCGGCCATCGGCCTGCCGCCGGAACTGCCGGGGGTCGCCGCGGCCGATCTGGCGGCGCGTCAGGCGTGGTGGCTGGGTTGCGTGGTGTCATCGGGCATCGGCTGCCTGCTACTGGGCCTTGGACGCGGCTGGGTCTGGTGGGTCGGAGGTATCGTCCTGCTGGCCGCACCTCATGCAATCGGCGCGCCCCAGCCCGATGGCTTCACCGGTCCCGCACCGCCCGAATTGGGCGCCTTGTTCTCAGCCCGTGCGCTGGGCGTCGGGTTGGCGGTCTGGGCGGCGCTTGGTTCGCTCTGCGGCGCGCTTTGGGCGCGGGGAGACGCGTGA
- a CDS encoding CbtB domain-containing protein, protein MKTQTATAAIQTLPKTGVMAPALLALTMGLGLIVLAGHVQADALHDAAHDVRHATGFPCH, encoded by the coding sequence ATGAAGACGCAGACCGCGACCGCCGCCATCCAGACCCTGCCCAAGACGGGCGTTATGGCCCCCGCGCTTCTGGCGCTGACGATGGGCCTTGGCCTGATCGTTCTTGCAGGCCACGTGCAAGCCGATGCCTTGCACGACGCGGCGCATGACGTGCGCCACGCCACCGGCTTTCCCTGCCACTAA
- a CDS encoding periplasmic heavy metal sensor, with translation MRFSTLPRLWRFVLIGSLALNLAVAGVVLGQVFDGPDRDRGPRMGGPAAPLVRALDKPDRQALVDDLRAGPRGPRGRGLESVLEALRAIPFDPEALQIAFAEARRIGDARVARTEAALIDRLTQMSPEARDAYADRLAKSFRRPR, from the coding sequence ATGAGGTTCTCGACGCTTCCCCGTCTGTGGCGATTCGTGCTGATCGGCTCTCTGGCGCTAAACCTTGCGGTCGCTGGCGTCGTGCTGGGGCAGGTCTTTGACGGCCCCGACCGCGATCGCGGTCCGCGTATGGGCGGCCCGGCAGCGCCCCTTGTGCGCGCGCTGGACAAGCCGGATCGGCAGGCGCTGGTGGATGATCTGCGCGCAGGTCCGCGCGGACCGCGGGGTCGCGGCTTGGAGAGCGTGCTAGAGGCGCTGCGCGCCATCCCCTTCGACCCAGAGGCGCTGCAAATCGCGTTCGCAGAGGCTCGGCGCATCGGAGATGCCCGGGTCGCGCGGACGGAAGCCGCGTTGATCGACCGGCTGACGCAGATGTCGCCAGAAGCGCGGGACGCCTACGCGGACCGCTTGGCGAAAAGCTTTCGACGTCCCCGCTAA
- a CDS encoding RNA polymerase sigma factor: MTEPSDESLLAAYAAGDMSAAAPLAQRHVPRVLAVAQRMLGDAAEAEDVAQEALLRLWKIAPEWQAGRAKVSTWLYRVAANLCTDRLRARRPSDPLDAANEPAAPDPSVAVRMQDRQRKVALEEALAALPERQRLAVILRHIEELPNPDVAATMGISVEAVESLTARGRASLGKILAGRKEALGYVDE; encoded by the coding sequence ATGACCGAGCCTTCTGACGAATCCCTGCTCGCGGCCTATGCCGCCGGCGACATGTCCGCCGCCGCACCCCTCGCGCAGCGGCACGTGCCGCGCGTGCTGGCCGTGGCGCAGCGGATGTTGGGCGATGCGGCAGAGGCAGAGGATGTGGCGCAAGAGGCTCTGCTGCGCTTATGGAAGATCGCACCGGAGTGGCAGGCAGGGCGGGCCAAGGTCTCGACCTGGCTTTACCGTGTGGCGGCGAACCTGTGCACGGATCGGTTGCGTGCGCGGCGGCCTTCGGACCCGCTGGATGCAGCGAACGAACCTGCCGCGCCCGACCCCAGCGTTGCGGTGCGGATGCAGGACCGGCAGCGGAAGGTGGCGCTGGAAGAGGCGCTGGCCGCCCTGCCCGAACGCCAGCGTCTTGCCGTCATCCTGCGCCACATAGAGGAATTGCCGAACCCCGATGTCGCCGCCACCATGGGCATCAGCGTCGAGGCGGTGGAAAGCCTGACCGCACGGGGGCGCGCGTCGCTTGGGAAGATATTGGCCGGTCGCAAGGAGGCGCTGGGATATGTCGATGAATGA
- a CDS encoding EF-hand domain-containing protein produces MIRTTLLALLAGTTLTTTAIAQDTTPQAERPHPILRLDTNGDGQVSLEEAQAAPANPMAMADSNGDGTLTRDEVIAAATERATQRATDRAGQMFDRFDEDGDGQIAIDNLPQPRGNRGDRIERMFERADANDDGVLDAEEIADLPEHGKRGHDGKRGHGHDRDRG; encoded by the coding sequence ATGATCCGCACCACCCTTCTTGCCCTGCTGGCAGGCACCACATTGACCACCACCGCCATCGCGCAGGACACCACGCCGCAGGCAGAGCGTCCGCACCCGATCCTGCGGCTTGATACGAATGGCGACGGTCAGGTCTCGCTGGAAGAAGCACAGGCTGCGCCCGCCAACCCGATGGCCATGGCTGATTCGAATGGCGATGGCACGCTTACCCGCGACGAGGTGATCGCCGCCGCAACCGAGCGCGCCACCCAGCGCGCGACTGACCGCGCGGGCCAGATGTTCGACCGCTTCGACGAGGACGGCGATGGCCAGATCGCCATCGACAACCTGCCCCAGCCGCGCGGCAACCGGGGCGACCGGATCGAGCGGATGTTCGAGCGGGCCGATGCCAATGATGATGGCGTGCTCGACGCCGAAGAGATCGCCGATCTGCCCGAGCACGGCAAGCGTGGTCACGATGGCAAACGCGGCCACGGCCATGATCGCGACCGTGGCTAA
- the chlG gene encoding chlorophyll synthase ChlG: MSVNLSLHPERRTPEPAALLTLIKPITWFPPMWAYLCGVVSAGVWPSEWALVVLGVVLAGPIVCGMSQAANDWCDRRVDAINEPDRPIPSGRVPGRWGLWVALAMSVLSLAVGWMLGPWGFGATLVAVAAAWAYSAEPLRLKRDGWWGPLLVGFAYEGLPWFTGAAVVSAAAPSFFVVLVAFLYAVGAQGIMVLNDFKAVEGDRAMGIRSLPVTKGPAIAARLACCVMILPQMLVATMLLIWGQPIYALAITGLIVVQGAMMRRFLQAPAQRALWYSGFGVPLYVAGMMVAAFAIRGLVL; the protein is encoded by the coding sequence ATGAGTGTCAACTTATCCTTACACCCCGAGCGGCGCACACCCGAACCGGCCGCCCTGCTGACCCTGATCAAGCCGATCACGTGGTTCCCGCCGATGTGGGCCTATCTTTGCGGCGTCGTCTCTGCCGGCGTCTGGCCCTCAGAGTGGGCGCTGGTGGTCTTGGGCGTCGTGCTGGCCGGTCCCATCGTCTGCGGGATGAGCCAGGCGGCGAATGACTGGTGCGACCGCCGTGTGGACGCCATCAACGAACCGGATCGGCCCATTCCTTCGGGCCGCGTGCCGGGCCGTTGGGGGCTGTGGGTGGCGCTGGCCATGTCCGTACTGTCGCTGGCCGTCGGCTGGATGCTGGGGCCGTGGGGCTTTGGTGCGACGCTCGTCGCCGTCGCCGCCGCCTGGGCCTATTCCGCAGAGCCCCTGCGCCTCAAGCGTGACGGCTGGTGGGGGCCGCTGTTGGTGGGCTTTGCCTACGAGGGGCTTCCGTGGTTCACCGGCGCCGCCGTCGTCAGCGCCGCAGCACCGTCGTTCTTCGTGGTGCTGGTGGCGTTCCTCTATGCCGTCGGCGCACAGGGCATCATGGTCCTGAACGACTTCAAGGCGGTCGAGGGCGACCGGGCCATGGGCATCCGCTCGCTGCCCGTCACCAAGGGCCCCGCCATCGCCGCACGGCTGGCCTGCTGCGTGATGATCCTGCCGCAAATGTTGGTCGCGACGATGCTGCTGATTTGGGGCCAGCCGATCTACGCGCTCGCCATTACTGGCCTGATCGTCGTCCAAGGCGCCATGATGCGCCGCTTCCTTCAAGCCCCGGCCCAGCGTGCGCTGTGGTATTCGGGCTTCGGCGTGCCGCTTTATGTGGCGGGCATGATGGTCGCCGCCTTCGCGATCCGGGGGCTGGTGCTGTGA